One region of Bacteroidota bacterium genomic DNA includes:
- a CDS encoding PKD domain-containing protein: MQRVYITLILLLTFFTSLTFGQTVKILFDASKAEAAGNADWIVDADAHNLGYSSGPAILNNGTESNAQKIPTSNQSGVTASTSETFWSGALSYWAIDCAKRNYIVESLPYNGQITYGNSSNTQDLSNYKVFVVCEPNILFSASEKTAILNFVLNGGGLMMISDHTISDRNNDGEDSPFIWNDLMSNNTVQANPFGITFDLVDFSQTTSNIPSLPSDSILQGPAGTVTQAQWSNGTSMTLNPTANSTVKGVIYKTGSSFGNTNVMAAYARFGNGKVAAIGDSSPCDDGTGDPNDVLFNGYTGDASGNHKKLLMNMVIWLATTSGTSVPVAGFNASNTSLCPGQSTIFTNTSSGTVNSYAWNFGSGATPSSATTAGPHTVSYSTSGLKTVTLTVSNSNGSNTMTRTDYINVSGSCATTDAGVLALLSPASMNCPASAVPIQVQVKNYGTSNINLTSTPITITLTAKNPSAVTETFTQIMNSGTFTAGSTVDVTFSSVYNMLLSGDYIFNASTSMTGDALSTNNAMVADTINIGPGFQSDIAVLSEDIGIVSATTTIPVHETNNGFANVNLTMSGTADVRLTVPSSTYSTSSGGANVFFTNTSGRFFLISGINTMGYSNLQLYLGMLKSTVTAQNELSIQVSTDGTNFTNLTYSSPTTANAWTYITTTGSIPATANLRLKFTQTSSSVQFRIDDLLLVEHVTSPSISVVGNTTFCQGGNVSLTSTNAASYLWSNGETTQSVTAVNSGNYSVILTNAIGCTASAGPVSVSVNPVYNIPLTRYIAQGSGYTLPNGQTVTTAGTYTTSLLTTAGCDSSIVTTLILVNASDNSLCTTDSVNLLTGTVTHTAVNVNDGNPCTIDGCDPLTGVYHIPATEICGNGIDDNCNGLIDESCPVTLSLKVYIEGFYKSGTTMAAVANPTSFPTICDTITVELHSTVSPFGLLFSDKKTIDINGNGSFSFPTARAYSYYIVVKHRNSLDTWSASPVLMNAATIIYNFSDAINKAFGSNQKLLSTGIYGMISGDVDKNGAINTTDLSAIETKAALFSTGYLATDLNGDLVVEAVDYSLVENNFGYLVLHP; encoded by the coding sequence ATGCAAAGAGTTTACATCACCCTTATTCTTCTTCTTACATTTTTTACTTCACTCACTTTTGGGCAGACAGTAAAAATTCTTTTTGATGCTTCCAAAGCGGAAGCAGCCGGAAATGCCGACTGGATTGTGGATGCGGATGCACATAACCTGGGTTATTCTTCAGGTCCGGCTATATTAAACAACGGAACAGAATCAAATGCTCAGAAAATTCCTACCTCAAATCAATCGGGAGTAACGGCATCTACATCTGAAACCTTCTGGTCGGGCGCGCTTTCTTATTGGGCAATAGATTGCGCAAAGCGGAATTACATTGTTGAATCTCTTCCATACAATGGACAAATTACGTATGGGAATTCCTCCAATACACAGGATCTGTCCAACTACAAAGTATTTGTAGTTTGCGAGCCCAATATTCTTTTTTCGGCTTCTGAAAAAACCGCGATTCTGAATTTTGTTCTCAATGGAGGCGGATTGATGATGATTTCAGATCATACGATTTCAGATCGTAATAATGACGGAGAAGATTCTCCATTTATCTGGAATGACCTGATGAGCAACAATACCGTTCAGGCAAATCCATTTGGAATCACATTCGATCTGGTTGATTTTTCTCAAACAACGAGCAATATTCCTTCACTCCCATCGGATTCAATTTTACAGGGACCCGCGGGAACGGTAACTCAGGCACAATGGAGTAATGGTACATCCATGACGCTCAACCCAACGGCTAACTCCACGGTGAAGGGTGTGATTTACAAAACCGGATCATCATTTGGAAATACGAATGTGATGGCTGCTTATGCACGGTTTGGGAACGGAAAAGTCGCGGCAATTGGCGACAGCTCGCCATGCGATGATGGTACCGGAGATCCGAATGATGTACTCTTTAACGGTTATACAGGCGATGCCTCCGGCAATCACAAAAAATTACTGATGAACATGGTGATCTGGCTCGCTACAACAAGTGGGACATCAGTTCCGGTTGCAGGGTTCAATGCGAGCAATACAAGTTTGTGTCCGGGTCAATCAACCATTTTTACAAACACCTCCTCCGGAACGGTGAATTCATATGCCTGGAATTTTGGCAGCGGTGCAACTCCTTCTTCTGCCACAACTGCCGGTCCGCATACTGTTTCCTATTCCACTTCCGGATTAAAAACTGTTACACTGACAGTTTCGAATTCAAATGGATCCAACACCATGACGCGAACAGATTACATTAATGTCAGCGGATCCTGCGCAACTACTGATGCAGGAGTACTTGCCTTACTGAGTCCGGCTTCCATGAATTGTCCGGCATCCGCTGTGCCAATACAGGTGCAGGTAAAAAATTATGGTACTTCAAATATCAATCTGACGAGTACGCCAATAACGATTACTCTTACTGCAAAAAATCCTTCTGCTGTTACAGAAACATTTACACAAATCATGAATAGTGGCACCTTTACTGCAGGATCCACAGTGGATGTTACCTTTTCCTCCGTTTACAACATGTTGCTTTCAGGCGATTATATTTTCAATGCATCCACTTCCATGACCGGCGATGCCCTTTCAACAAATAATGCGATGGTTGCAGACACCATAAATATTGGACCGGGGTTTCAGTCCGATATCGCTGTTTTGAGTGAAGATATTGGAATTGTATCAGCCACAACTACCATTCCTGTTCATGAAACCAATAACGGATTTGCGAATGTAAATCTTACCATGTCCGGTACAGCGGATGTGAGGTTAACTGTACCATCTTCAACTTACTCAACCTCATCTGGTGGCGCCAATGTTTTCTTTACCAATACAAGTGGTCGTTTCTTTCTTATTTCAGGAATCAATACAATGGGTTACAGTAATCTTCAATTGTATCTGGGAATGTTGAAATCCACAGTGACTGCACAAAATGAATTATCGATTCAGGTAAGTACAGATGGAACCAATTTCACTAATCTGACTTACTCGTCTCCTACTACAGCAAATGCATGGACCTATATCACCACAACAGGAAGTATACCGGCAACTGCAAATCTCAGACTGAAATTTACTCAAACTTCTTCAAGTGTTCAGTTCCGAATTGATGATCTGCTTCTTGTTGAACACGTAACTTCACCTTCAATATCCGTTGTAGGAAACACAACTTTTTGTCAGGGCGGAAATGTCTCTCTCACTTCCACAAACGCAGCATCATACCTCTGGTCGAATGGAGAAACCACACAATCTGTTACTGCAGTTAATTCCGGCAACTATTCTGTGATTCTGACCAATGCAATTGGATGTACCGCTTCTGCAGGTCCCGTTTCTGTAAGTGTGAATCCTGTTTACAATATTCCTCTCACCAGATATATTGCCCAGGGTTCCGGTTATACACTACCAAATGGTCAGACTGTGACAACCGCAGGCACTTACACTACTTCCTTGTTGACAACAGCGGGTTGTGACAGCAGTATTGTTACTACATTGATTCTTGTGAACGCGAGCGATAATAGTTTGTGCACGACCGATTCAGTAAATTTACTTACAGGAACTGTCACTCATACTGCCGTCAATGTAAATGACGGAAACCCATGTACTATTGACGGATGTGATCCTCTGACAGGTGTGTATCATATACCTGCGACAGAAATTTGTGGCAATGGAATTGACGATAATTGTAACGGTCTGATTGACGAATCCTGTCCGGTAACACTAAGTTTAAAAGTTTACATTGAAGGTTTTTACAAATCCGGCACGACGATGGCTGCCGTTGCTAATCCTACATCATTTCCAACTATATGTGACACTATAACTGTGGAATTGCATTCAACTGTAAGCCCGTTCGGATTACTTTTCAGTGACAAGAAAACAATTGACATCAACGGAAACGGCAGTTTTTCATTTCCAACGGCACGAGCCTATTCATATTACATTGTTGTCAAACATCGAAATTCACTTGACACCTGGAGCGCATCACCGGTTTTGATGAATGCCGCAACTATCATTTATAATTTTTCTGACGCCATCAACAAAGCATTTGGAAGTAACCAAAAATTGCTGTCTACAGGAATTTACGGAATGATCTCAGGCGATGTCGATAAAAATGGAGCTATCAATACAACTGACCTCAGTGCTATTGAAACAAAAGCTGCTCTATTTTCTACAGGATACTTGGCAACGGATCTCAA
- a CDS encoding PQQ-dependent sugar dehydrogenase — MRIKQLGVTAILFLALSNLINAQSFPTGFNQVLVAPGISAPTTMALAPDGRFFIAQQYGQLRVVKNDTLLNQPFISLNVNIDGERGLLGVAIDPLYLTNHYIYLCYTVSSGLFNRVSRFTASGDTVVPGSEVVILDLDTLIANYHGGGHLDFGPDGKLYIATGENGRPNFSQDLDSYLGKILRINPDGSTPVDNPFPGPAKRQRVWACGFRNPFTFSFQPGTGRMFINDVGEVTYEEINEATLGGGNYGWPAAEGNSTNPAFVNPVYTYLHGVTLGTGCAITGGTFFNPDTTNYPASYLDKYFFIDYCGNWIDMITLDSTPVWSNFGTGIANYAVGMLTGHDGNLYFLSRNNEALYKITYSSTNTPIVVNQPLSQMVSVGYPATMSVTASGAPTLAYQWYKDTTHIQGAIGSSYTIPVTAFSDSGYYHVTVTNSFGNTVSNDAYLTITSNQPPQAVIDTPATASFYTAGDIIHYHGSATDPEDGTVPDSMLEWVVVFHHDTHVHPGPTAMSGVSSGTFTIGNVGEKSTNVFYRLYLIVHDSNGMVDSAYVDLYPRVSTLTITSQPSGLTINLDGQPFTTPHTVLSVEGMYRMIDAPVSQSYGSTPLVFTAWSNGGTNSQTFTIPVNDTIFTAIYDSIQLNYSLGNDTVLCTGNTLNLDAGSNYSSYAWSDGSNNPTVSLQSNSPDTIYIGVTVRNANGLTGNDTIMVIFETCTGIAEEKYNSINIYPNPGVNEISIAGQKVAYQVYVYDISGHIIIDKTSVPAHETKKLKLSPGSYVVVLRSGNNQELGRKHIVVAK, encoded by the coding sequence ATGCGAATCAAACAATTAGGAGTTACTGCGATATTATTCCTGGCGCTATCAAATCTCATCAATGCCCAATCCTTCCCTACCGGTTTTAACCAGGTTCTTGTTGCACCCGGCATTTCCGCTCCGACAACCATGGCTCTGGCTCCAGACGGGAGATTTTTCATTGCTCAACAATACGGGCAGTTACGCGTTGTAAAAAATGACACTTTACTAAACCAGCCTTTCATCAGTCTGAATGTAAACATCGACGGCGAGCGCGGACTGCTGGGAGTTGCCATAGATCCTCTGTATCTTACGAATCACTATATCTACCTCTGCTATACTGTTTCAAGCGGGCTCTTCAACAGAGTCAGTCGATTCACCGCGAGTGGTGACACAGTAGTTCCCGGCAGCGAAGTGGTAATTCTTGACCTGGATACACTGATCGCGAATTATCATGGTGGTGGACATCTGGATTTTGGTCCGGATGGAAAATTATATATCGCTACAGGAGAAAATGGAAGACCTAATTTTTCTCAGGACCTGGATAGTTATCTTGGTAAAATCCTGCGCATAAATCCGGATGGTAGTACTCCTGTTGATAATCCTTTTCCCGGACCTGCAAAAAGACAAAGGGTATGGGCATGCGGCTTTCGTAACCCATTCACATTTTCATTTCAACCCGGAACAGGCCGCATGTTTATCAACGATGTAGGCGAAGTAACCTATGAAGAAATCAATGAAGCCACTCTTGGTGGTGGAAATTATGGTTGGCCTGCAGCTGAAGGTAACAGCACCAACCCGGCATTTGTTAATCCTGTATATACTTATTTGCATGGAGTAACATTGGGTACAGGATGTGCAATTACAGGTGGAACATTCTTTAACCCTGACACCACGAATTATCCGGCATCATATCTCGACAAGTACTTTTTTATTGATTACTGTGGAAATTGGATAGACATGATCACACTGGACAGTACCCCTGTTTGGTCGAACTTCGGAACAGGTATCGCGAATTATGCAGTTGGGATGCTCACGGGACATGATGGAAATTTGTATTTTCTGTCAAGAAACAATGAAGCTTTATATAAAATCACCTACTCTTCTACCAACACACCGATAGTTGTAAATCAACCCTTGAGCCAGATGGTTTCTGTGGGTTATCCTGCAACGATGTCTGTTACCGCAAGTGGTGCGCCTACATTGGCTTATCAGTGGTACAAAGACACTACGCATATCCAGGGAGCAATCGGGAGCAGCTATACAATTCCTGTTACCGCGTTCAGTGACTCAGGTTACTATCATGTTACTGTAACCAATTCATTCGGGAATACTGTGAGCAACGATGCGTACCTGACCATCACTTCCAACCAACCACCACAAGCGGTGATTGACACACCTGCAACTGCAAGTTTCTATACTGCTGGTGACATCATTCATTACCATGGCAGTGCTACTGACCCGGAAGATGGGACCGTTCCGGATAGTATGTTGGAATGGGTTGTAGTTTTTCATCACGATACACATGTGCATCCGGGCCCAACAGCGATGAGCGGTGTAAGTTCCGGAACATTCACCATTGGTAACGTTGGCGAAAAATCAACCAATGTATTTTACCGATTGTACCTGATCGTGCACGATTCAAACGGCATGGTTGATTCCGCTTATGTGGATTTATACCCAAGAGTGTCAACACTTACTATCACCTCCCAGCCTTCTGGTTTAACTATTAATCTCGATGGCCAGCCATTCACAACTCCACATACAGTATTGAGCGTGGAAGGAATGTACAGAATGATTGATGCACCTGTATCACAATCCTACGGATCAACTCCGCTTGTTTTTACAGCATGGAGTAATGGTGGAACCAATTCACAAACATTCACTATCCCTGTGAATGATACTATTTTCACTGCGATTTATGATTCAATTCAATTGAACTACTCTTTGGGTAACGATACAGTCCTGTGTACAGGAAATACACTGAATCTCGATGCAGGTTCAAATTATTCAAGTTATGCCTGGTCTGATGGATCAAACAATCCTACTGTTTCCCTTCAGTCAAACTCTCCCGATACAATTTATATTGGGGTGACTGTGAGAAACGCGAATGGACTTACAGGAAACGATACCATCATGGTAATTTTTGAAACATGCACAGGAATTGCTGAAGAAAAATATAACTCCATCAATATTTACCCGAATCCCGGAGTCAATGAAATTTCCATAGCAGGTCAAAAGGTTGCTTACCAGGTTTACGTTTACGATATCAGTGGGCATATTATCATTGATAAAACTTCTGTTCCTGCTCATGAAACGAAGAAATTAAAACTTTCACCGGGATCCTATGTTGTGGTACTCAGGTCCGGAAACAATCAGGAATTAGGACGGAAGCATATTGTTGTAGCCAAATGA
- a CDS encoding 2-oxoacid:acceptor oxidoreductase family protein gives MDVILVTDIGCHGIIDKSFLTHTVHGLHGRSIALATGISAALNNPSKKVIVFIGDGGATIGMQHLIDAAHNRFNMTVVIHNNMLYGMTGGQPSEFTPYGFKTPTLPEGGQKTGYDICKLISSIDGVSYVARLEGVSDFSEQLAEAFSKKGFSMIEVMEICPSYGVKANPGMKLSKIVESAGLSIKKFVDNETEGYHTVVHADRKSLFSNDDAIQPGFSSTLNEPLRLMFCGSAGEGVQAAAEFLLKAGVNSGLHGTKKGSYPVTVGVGFSAAEVILSPEEILYTGSPNPDVICVTSADGLQYAKKTLAGMKGGKLFIDSSLDVPETKAEIFRFPFREQGGAKNSSLYSLFYFLKVTEILPMDALLSVFNENKIAKKFDLDKMFLAFA, from the coding sequence ATGGATGTGATCCTGGTTACTGATATCGGTTGCCATGGAATAATTGACAAATCTTTTCTGACTCATACTGTACATGGATTGCATGGCCGCTCAATTGCTCTGGCGACAGGTATTTCAGCTGCTCTGAATAATCCTTCAAAAAAAGTGATTGTGTTTATAGGAGATGGTGGAGCAACAATAGGGATGCAACATCTGATTGATGCCGCGCACAACCGTTTCAACATGACGGTAGTAATTCACAACAACATGCTTTATGGTATGACAGGCGGTCAGCCAAGCGAGTTTACTCCTTATGGTTTCAAAACACCTACACTTCCGGAAGGCGGACAAAAGACCGGTTATGATATTTGCAAACTGATTTCTTCGATTGATGGAGTTTCTTATGTGGCACGCTTGGAAGGTGTTTCGGATTTTTCTGAGCAACTGGCAGAAGCATTTTCAAAAAAAGGATTTTCAATGATTGAAGTAATGGAGATTTGTCCGAGCTATGGGGTAAAAGCGAATCCGGGAATGAAGCTTTCGAAGATTGTTGAAAGCGCTGGATTGTCGATAAAGAAGTTTGTAGATAATGAGACGGAAGGATACCATACGGTAGTTCATGCGGATCGGAAATCATTGTTTAGCAATGATGACGCGATCCAGCCAGGATTTTCTTCCACGCTGAACGAACCCTTGCGTTTGATGTTTTGTGGATCAGCCGGAGAAGGTGTTCAGGCAGCAGCTGAATTTTTATTGAAAGCTGGTGTTAATTCCGGATTGCATGGAACAAAAAAAGGAAGCTACCCGGTAACAGTCGGTGTTGGTTTTTCCGCGGCGGAAGTGATACTTTCTCCTGAAGAAATTTTATACACCGGTTCGCCGAATCCGGATGTAATTTGCGTGACTTCGGCGGATGGATTGCAATACGCGAAGAAAACACTTGCAGGAATGAAGGGTGGAAAATTATTTATTGACAGTTCACTCGACGTTCCAGAAACAAAAGCTGAAATTTTCAGATTTCCATTCAGAGAGCAGGGTGGAGCAAAAAATTCATCTCTCTATAGCTTGTTTTATTTCTTGAAGGTTACTGAAATCCTTCCTATGGATGCCTTGCTTAGTGTCTTTAATGAAAATAAAATCGCGAAGAAATTTGATTTGGATAAGATGTTCCTTGCATTTGCCTGA
- a CDS encoding T9SS type A sorting domain-containing protein, giving the protein MKKFLNLCFILLMLFIVSGKVGAQVVSNVVAYDSTNSKFTALDFDGQGNIYFSGYIRPTTTSNQFGNLSYQGYWYEDGLSCKSNASGLLDWMTVSGNSNGLEDSKAIKVFGTSVYSIGKFISNTTSIFVNQATYPYPYGCCHGGYVLKQSTTGAFEWIFPLPAYALDMTVDNVGNCYVITENQMKKISPLGVEIWNVDIGDLIESKLLLNQDTLCVSATFQSALVLNGNVLEPYGPANDVDGLLARFTSSGNLISVTQIGSPGYDRIHDITSDQNGQLWISGQCADSAFFGNQALCDSGNRIYFLRLNSFLQIEHCDVIPFDTIIHWPDITGEVVFVAGNERVAALNISNDLIIFGDTLHVNIAGGYEGTCILVKWDANGNIVWYRYLAESVSSPGSAAWVSAHLKKGLNGNLVLAGQMREPCLINGIVYNPGHYYNAFFANLSDTTFSTAIADNGPDVGVEYENPVSTSVNFHFNEQADTELELYDLSGRKVLFIRQKNCSGIFVDLNSYSNGLYLFHLKIGKKNFTGKLIKM; this is encoded by the coding sequence ATGAAAAAGTTCTTGAACCTTTGTTTTATTTTATTGATGCTGTTTATTGTTTCTGGAAAAGTCGGTGCTCAGGTTGTAAGTAATGTAGTCGCATATGATAGTACCAATTCTAAATTCACGGCATTGGATTTTGATGGTCAGGGTAATATTTATTTTAGCGGTTATATCCGGCCAACTACTACTTCGAATCAATTTGGAAACCTGTCTTACCAGGGATATTGGTATGAAGACGGACTTTCCTGCAAATCCAACGCTTCGGGTTTGCTTGACTGGATGACAGTTTCTGGTAATTCAAATGGATTGGAAGATTCAAAAGCAATCAAGGTATTTGGCACTTCTGTTTATTCGATTGGGAAATTTATCTCGAATACAACTTCCATATTTGTAAATCAGGCTACTTATCCTTATCCTTATGGATGTTGTCATGGCGGTTATGTTTTAAAACAATCGACAACCGGTGCATTCGAATGGATTTTTCCACTGCCTGCTTATGCTCTGGATATGACTGTGGATAATGTCGGAAATTGTTATGTTATAACTGAAAATCAAATGAAGAAAATTTCACCTCTTGGTGTTGAGATCTGGAATGTTGACATAGGTGATTTGATTGAATCAAAGCTTTTGTTGAATCAGGATACCTTATGTGTGAGTGCAACTTTTCAAAGTGCTTTGGTCCTGAATGGGAATGTTCTTGAGCCTTATGGCCCCGCAAATGATGTTGATGGATTGCTTGCCAGATTTACATCTTCCGGAAATTTAATTTCCGTTACTCAGATTGGCAGCCCTGGTTACGACCGCATCCATGATATAACATCAGATCAAAATGGACAATTGTGGATTTCCGGTCAGTGTGCTGACAGTGCTTTTTTTGGGAATCAGGCCTTGTGTGACAGCGGAAACCGGATCTATTTTCTCAGATTAAATTCATTTCTGCAGATTGAACATTGCGATGTAATTCCTTTCGATACAATTATTCACTGGCCGGATATTACCGGCGAAGTAGTTTTTGTTGCAGGAAATGAACGTGTAGCTGCATTGAATATCAGCAATGATTTGATAATTTTTGGTGACACCTTGCATGTGAACATCGCTGGAGGATATGAAGGGACCTGCATTCTTGTTAAATGGGATGCAAATGGAAATATCGTTTGGTACAGATATCTGGCTGAATCGGTTTCATCACCGGGAAGTGCTGCATGGGTAAGTGCTCACTTGAAAAAGGGTCTGAATGGTAACCTTGTCCTGGCAGGTCAAATGCGTGAACCTTGTCTTATCAATGGGATCGTTTACAATCCCGGACATTATTACAATGCATTTTTTGCAAACCTCTCGGATACTACTTTTTCAACTGCGATCGCTGATAATGGACCTGACGTTGGTGTGGAATACGAAAACCCTGTTTCAACCTCGGTTAATTTTCATTTTAATGAACAAGCTGATACCGAATTAGAATTGTATGATTTGTCAGGACGAAAAGTCTTATTTATAAGGCAAAAGAACTGTTCCGGTATTTTTGTGGATTTGAATTCATATTCGAATGGACTTTATTTGTTTCATTTAAAAATTGGAAAGAAAAATTTTACAGGTAAGCTAAT